In a genomic window of Rhododendron vialii isolate Sample 1 chromosome 12a, ASM3025357v1:
- the LOC131312008 gene encoding acyl carrier protein 1, chloroplastic-like, whose amino-acid sequence MAAVSITASLGFQPTMLTQSTKINHSQVNGVKLVSMGSARRGFASLRTSRFSISCAAKPETVDKVCEIVRKQLALTPESEVTPDTKFTALGADSLDTVEIVMGLEEEFDITVEEENSDNITTVQEAADLIEKLVQKKAAA is encoded by the exons ATGGCTGCTGTTTCAATTACTGCCAGTCTTGGGTTCCAACCTACAATGCTGACTCAGTCTACCAAGATAAACCATTCCCag GTAAATGGAGTGAAGCTAGTTTCCATGGGCTCGGCAAGGAGGGGCTTCGCTTCTCTCAGAACCTCCCGCTTCAGTATTTCTTGCGCA GCAAAGCCCGAAACAGTGGATAAAGTATGTGAGATTGTGAGGAAACAATTGGCACTCACACCCGAATCTGAGGTCACTCCAGATACCAAGTTTACAGCACTAGGTGCAGATTCCCTTGACACA GTGGAGATTGTGATGGGACTAGAGGAAGAGTTTGACATTACTGTGGAAGAGGAGAACTCTGATAACATAACGACTGTCCAAGAAGCGGCTGACTTGATTGAGAAACTCGTTCAAAAGAAAGCCGCAGCTTAG